Proteins from one Cicer arietinum cultivar CDC Frontier isolate Library 1 chromosome 3, Cicar.CDCFrontier_v2.0, whole genome shotgun sequence genomic window:
- the LOC101491201 gene encoding uncharacterized protein, which yields MRLQSNELDSISKDAMQNFVDWILDVGDGKQCSDIEESSIYIEQNLILPKSHDDVQSIVDAIYPNLNSHIGGTSYLVSWAILTPTNEIVDDINHDISKNFTGEEIIYLSSYSIYKEDFNVQDQDLLYPTEFLNTLKFLDLPSHILRLKKGSVVMLMRNLNQGAGLCNGTRMKITQLEKWFVEGEVLSGSIIGDKVFIPRISLSPS from the coding sequence ATGCGTCTACAATCAAATGAGTTGGACTCAATCTCAAAGGATGCAATGCAAAACTTCGTAGATTGGATACTTGATGTAGGTGATGGAAAACAATGCTCGGATATAGAAGAATCGTCGATATATATAGAACAAAATTTGATACTCCCAAAATCACATGATGATGTTCAATCTATAGTTGACGCTATTTATCCAAATTTAAATAGCCATATTGGGGGCACAAGTTACCTTGTGTCTTGGGCTATCTTGACACCTACAAATGAAATAGTTGACGATATAAATCACGACATTTCGAAGAATTTCACAGGCGAAGAAATAATCTATTTATCATCATACTCAATTTATAAGGAAGATTTCAATGTTCAAGATCAAGATCTTCTTTACCCTACTGAGTTTTTGAACACACTCAAATTTTTGGATTTGCCATCACATATTTTAAGGCTTAAAAAAGGATCCGTAGTAATGTTAATGAGAAATTTGAATCAAGGAGCTGGGCTATGTAATGGTACAAGAATGAAAATTACACAACTTGAAAAATGGTTTGTGGAAGGAGAAGTGTTGAGTGGATCTATCATTGGAGATAAAGTTTTCATTCCAAGAATATCTTTGTCACCTTCATAA